A region of Toxorhynchites rutilus septentrionalis strain SRP chromosome 1, ASM2978413v1, whole genome shotgun sequence DNA encodes the following proteins:
- the LOC129762784 gene encoding uncharacterized protein LOC129762784 — MANFDWDDHNRRQVQEGREILERTSASLARSNQIAIETEQTGHEVMSELEVQRESLLRSQRRLESANDGLSKSRSILRAMQRNVLYNKLILIMIIVMEVLILAGMIYNKFIH; from the exons ATGGCAAATTTTGATTGGGATGATCATAATCGTCGCCAGGTACAGGAAGGACGTGAAATCTTAGAACGAACATCGGCTAGCTTAGCTCGATCCAACCAAATCGCAATCGAAACCGAACAAACGGGGCATGAG GTCATGTCCGAGCTGGAAGTTCAACGGGAATCATTGCTACGGAGCCAACGCAGATTGGAAAGCGCCAATGATGGATTATCAAAGTCACGTTCCATACTCCGGGCCATGCAAAGGAACGTACTTTACAATAAGTTGATACTCATTATGATTATCGTTATGGAAGTTTTGATACTAGCCGGAATGATATACAACAAATTTATTCATTAG
- the LOC129762777 gene encoding transcriptional adapter 2B isoform X1, with product MAELFAKYTCTNCQEDIPGIRVHCVVCTDFELCLACFAAGAEIGPHRNDHSYQFMDSGILSIYRGKGGWSAREELHLLDAIEQYGFGNWEDISKHIETRTPEEAKEEYVSKFLNGTVGRHTWSLPLEQRPQLTDHTSDDTGPLSQLLVQKLPPMDCSNEESAALGYMPNRDDFEREYDPTAEQLVSTLSLSPDDEDVDMLLKLAQVDIYTRRLRERARRKRVVRDYQLIANFFRGNAKRARMSRDQREFRERLRTFSQFYTSLEFERLIASLERERSLRIRISELNRYRWNGLQRMDECVHFEQHAAAAQHRNTGPYGHGRTDNRSKGASCETNKGSSALSSSLIKRSESDGRSLNSTGQKHTHHTEDRAFSDGSYSSRNFLDSSRGADPLRLQSHHHQQSNLYPHQQQFPVQSNLALPDPLQQQQPGVQLLTSNELQLCNSLNMPVTRYLSLKTVLLGRPQLDHGISSVAEGMVKKYLIKSGWLQTSPQN from the exons ATGGCGG AATTATTCGCCAAATACACTTGTACCAATTGCCAGGAGGATATACCCGGGATTCGGGTCCATTGCGTCGTTTGCACCGATTTCGAGCTTTGTCTCGCA TGCTTTGCTGCCGGTGCCGAAATTGGTCCACATCGAAATGATCACTCGTACCAGTTTATGGACTCGGGCATTTTGTCCATTTATCGTGGCAAAGGAGGATGGTCGGCACGCGAGGAACTTCATCTTTTGGACGCTATCGAACAATACGGGTTTGGTAACTGGGAAGATATTAGCAAGCACATCGAAACTCGTACACCGGAAGAAGCAAAAGAAGAATATGTCTCGAAGTTTTTGAACGGAACTGTTGGTCGTCACACGTGGTCTTTACCGCTTGAACAACGGCCACAACTTACCGATCACACTTCTGATGATACGGGTCCTCTGAGTCAGTTGCTAGTCCAAAAGCTGCCGCCAATGGATTGCAGTAACGAAGAATCGGCAGCACTAGGGTATATGCCTAATCGAGATGATTTCGAGAGGGAGTATGACCCAACCGCGGAACAGCTCGTGTCCACTCTATCGCTCTCTCCGGACGACGAAGACGTCGATATGCTGCTGAAACTAGCACAAGTGGATATCTACACTAGAAGACTTCGTGAGCGAGCTAGACGGAAACGAGTGGTTCGAGACTACCAATTGATTGCGAATTTCTTCCGGGGAAATGCCAAGCGAGCGCGCATGAGCCGCGATCAAAGAGAATTCCGCGAAAGACTACGCACTTTCTCGCAGTTCTACACATCGTTGGAATTCGAGCGTTTGATTGCATCTTTGGAACGCGAACGGTCCCTACGTATACGTATTTCTGAACTAAACAGATACCGCTGGAACGGATTACAACGAATGGACGAATGTGTCCACTTCGAGCAGCATGCAGCCGCCGCCCAACACAGGAACACTGGTCCCTACGGACATGGACGAACG GACAACCGAAGCAAAGGCGCCTCATGCGAAACAAACAAGGGATCCTCGGCGTTGTCCAGCTCGCTGATAAAAAGAAG CGAAAGCGACGGCCGAAGCTTAAATTCCACCGGCCAAAAGCACACGCACCACACCGAAGACCGGGCCTTCTCCGACGGCTCATACAGCAGCAGAAACTTCTTGGATAGCTCACGGGGAGCGGACCCTTTGCGGCTCCAATCCCACCACCACCAGCAGTCGAATCTCTACCCTCATCAGCAACAGTTCCCGGTGCAATCCAACCTGGCGCTTCCGGATCCgctccagcagcagcagcccggCGTACAGCTTCTAACATCAAACGAGCTACAACTGTGCAACTCTCTCAACATGCCAGTCACTCGGTACCTTAGTCTCAAAACGGTGCTCCTTGGACGACCCCAACTGGACCATGGGATCAGTTCGGTGGCGGAAGGCATGGTCAAAAAGTATCTCATCAAATCGGGTTGGTTGCAAACGAGTCCCCAAAATTAG
- the LOC129762777 gene encoding transcriptional adapter 2B isoform X2, translating into MAELFAKYTCTNCQEDIPGIRVHCVVCTDFELCLACFAAGAEIGPHRNDHSYQFMDSGILSIYRGKGGWSAREELHLLDAIEQYGFGNWEDISKHIETRTPEEAKEEYVSKFLNGTVGRHTWSLPLEQRPQLTDHTSDDTGPLSQLLVQKLPPMDCSNEESAALGYMPNRDDFEREYDPTAEQLVSTLSLSPDDEDVDMLLKLAQVDIYTRRLRERARRKRVVRDYQLIANFFRGNAKRARMSRDQREFRERLRTFSQFYTSLEFERLIASLERERSLRIRISELNRYRWNGLQRMDECVHFEQHAAAAQHRNTGPYGHGRTLACIIGPNGQSIPGCIRQILTGQPKQRRLMRNKQGILGVVQLADKKKRKRRPKLKFHRPKAHAPHRRPGLLRRLIQQQKLLG; encoded by the exons ATGGCGG AATTATTCGCCAAATACACTTGTACCAATTGCCAGGAGGATATACCCGGGATTCGGGTCCATTGCGTCGTTTGCACCGATTTCGAGCTTTGTCTCGCA TGCTTTGCTGCCGGTGCCGAAATTGGTCCACATCGAAATGATCACTCGTACCAGTTTATGGACTCGGGCATTTTGTCCATTTATCGTGGCAAAGGAGGATGGTCGGCACGCGAGGAACTTCATCTTTTGGACGCTATCGAACAATACGGGTTTGGTAACTGGGAAGATATTAGCAAGCACATCGAAACTCGTACACCGGAAGAAGCAAAAGAAGAATATGTCTCGAAGTTTTTGAACGGAACTGTTGGTCGTCACACGTGGTCTTTACCGCTTGAACAACGGCCACAACTTACCGATCACACTTCTGATGATACGGGTCCTCTGAGTCAGTTGCTAGTCCAAAAGCTGCCGCCAATGGATTGCAGTAACGAAGAATCGGCAGCACTAGGGTATATGCCTAATCGAGATGATTTCGAGAGGGAGTATGACCCAACCGCGGAACAGCTCGTGTCCACTCTATCGCTCTCTCCGGACGACGAAGACGTCGATATGCTGCTGAAACTAGCACAAGTGGATATCTACACTAGAAGACTTCGTGAGCGAGCTAGACGGAAACGAGTGGTTCGAGACTACCAATTGATTGCGAATTTCTTCCGGGGAAATGCCAAGCGAGCGCGCATGAGCCGCGATCAAAGAGAATTCCGCGAAAGACTACGCACTTTCTCGCAGTTCTACACATCGTTGGAATTCGAGCGTTTGATTGCATCTTTGGAACGCGAACGGTCCCTACGTATACGTATTTCTGAACTAAACAGATACCGCTGGAACGGATTACAACGAATGGACGAATGTGTCCACTTCGAGCAGCATGCAGCCGCCGCCCAACACAGGAACACTGGTCCCTACGGACATGGACGAACG CTTGCATGTATAATTGGTCCCAACGGTCAATCGATTCCCGGCTGTATTAGACAAATCTTGACAGGACAACCGAAGCAAAGGCGCCTCATGCGAAACAAACAAGGGATCCTCGGCGTTGTCCAGCTCGCTGATAAAAAGAAG CGAAAGCGACGGCCGAAGCTTAAATTCCACCGGCCAAAAGCACACGCACCACACCGAAGACCGGGCCTTCTCCGACGGCTCATACAGCAGCAGAAACTTCTTGGATAG